The following proteins come from a genomic window of Gimesia chilikensis:
- a CDS encoding glucosamine-6-phosphate isomerase, whose amino-acid sequence MSAQFPDYLQVTPDEIAQGTNVKFSVVKDMPAVAEHMAHAMLSVIEQAREAGRQPTLIVPVGPVDQYPVLAEILNQRQYSIQDVMLINMDEYLTDDDQWVDITHPLSFRGYMNRKFYDLVNPELAPLPENRICPDPNDVGAIQRAIDQRGGVDACFGGIGINGHMAFNEPPEPGEEISAEEFAAYPTRNLNLTRETRTINSVTVGGEISIIPWRAVTVGMKEILAARELHFYCNRLWQSSVVRRVLHGPVTSACPASLLRTHSDVSLTVAEYVSELPDIRLR is encoded by the coding sequence ATGTCCGCACAATTTCCGGATTACCTGCAGGTTACTCCTGATGAAATAGCCCAGGGAACAAATGTTAAATTCTCCGTGGTCAAAGATATGCCTGCCGTAGCTGAGCATATGGCCCATGCGATGTTGAGTGTGATCGAGCAGGCCCGGGAAGCGGGCCGTCAGCCGACATTGATTGTGCCCGTTGGTCCCGTTGATCAGTATCCAGTGCTGGCCGAGATTCTGAATCAGCGGCAGTATTCCATTCAGGATGTGATGTTGATCAACATGGATGAATATCTGACCGATGATGATCAGTGGGTCGACATCACACACCCCCTGAGCTTTCGCGGTTATATGAATCGGAAGTTTTATGATCTGGTGAATCCTGAACTCGCGCCACTGCCCGAGAATCGTATCTGCCCGGATCCGAATGATGTGGGGGCTATCCAGCGGGCTATCGACCAGCGGGGTGGTGTGGATGCCTGTTTTGGTGGAATCGGAATCAATGGCCACATGGCTTTCAACGAACCTCCAGAACCAGGTGAAGAGATTTCTGCTGAAGAATTTGCTGCCTATCCCACACGGAATCTGAATCTGACACGAGAGACGCGAACCATCAATTCGGTTACGGTAGGGGGTGAGATTTCAATTATTCCCTGGCGTGCTGTCACCGTCGGGATGAAGGAAATCCTAGCGGCCCGGGAACTGCACTTTTACTGCAACCGTCTCTGGCAGAGTTCGGTCGTCCGTCGTGTTTTACATGGGCCCGTTACCAGTGCCTGCCCCGCTTCACTCTTGAGAACGCACTCGGATGTATCATTGACGGTCGCGGAGTATGTGTCAGAGTTGCCTGACATCCGTTTGCGATAA
- a CDS encoding transaldolase family protein: MKLFLDSAITEEIRHGLEYWDLDGLTTNPKHIKSSGKPFLKVIEEIAELFAGTDKPVSVEVNPHITDWEQIVEEGAKLAKMSPNFVIKVGASESGFKAIRELTSQNIRTNATLIFSVAQAWHAARAGASFISPFMGWKETYGDSATTFIMEVAEMLERHEYESEIIAAAIRNGRQIADVAIAGAHCVTAGLGVYQDSMQNPYTVHGEKVFQNAWDETPHE; encoded by the coding sequence ATGAAATTGTTTCTGGACAGCGCCATCACTGAGGAGATCAGACACGGACTCGAATACTGGGATCTGGATGGCCTGACAACCAACCCCAAACATATCAAAAGTTCGGGTAAGCCGTTTTTAAAGGTGATCGAAGAAATCGCAGAGCTCTTTGCCGGCACTGACAAACCAGTCAGCGTCGAAGTCAATCCGCATATCACTGATTGGGAACAGATTGTCGAGGAAGGGGCTAAGCTGGCGAAAATGTCCCCCAACTTCGTAATTAAAGTGGGGGCCAGTGAAAGTGGATTTAAAGCGATTCGTGAATTGACCAGCCAGAACATTCGAACGAACGCCACCCTGATCTTTTCCGTGGCGCAGGCCTGGCATGCAGCCCGGGCCGGAGCTTCTTTTATCAGCCCCTTTATGGGCTGGAAAGAAACCTATGGTGACTCAGCAACTACCTTCATTATGGAAGTTGCCGAAATGCTGGAGCGTCACGAGTACGAATCAGAAATCATTGCAGCTGCAATTCGCAATGGTCGACAGATTGCCGACGTCGCCATTGCCGGCGCTCACTGCGTCACCGCGGGGCTTGGAGTCTATCAGGACAGCATGCAAAATCCCTATACGGTCCATGGCGAGAAAGTCTTTCAAAATGCCTGGGATGAGACTCCTCACGAATAA
- a CDS encoding sulfatase-like hydrolase/transferase yields MRSAKIDTAKLIRLWLFLVCLSAANFSLLIESASAADPKSQKPNVILIFTDDQGSIDVNCYGSKDLITPHMDSIANQGIRFTQFYASAPVCSPSRAGMLTGRFPRRAGVPGNVSSHHGKSGMPPEQVTIAEMMRQAGYQTAHVGKWHLGYTPETMPNGQGFDRSFGHMGGCIDNYSHFFYWNGPNRHDLWENGKEVWHDGEFFPDLMVKQCQNFIKEPHEKPFFLYWAINVPHYPLQGKDKWRKKYAHLESPRDKYAAFVSTMDDCIGEVLQTLKETGLRENTIVIFQSDHGHSTEERTFGGGGNAGPYRGAKFSLFEGGIRVPAMISWPGTIAEGEVRSQLATGCDWLPTIADLTGAPLPRHKLDGKSLKAVIESAEAPSPHDNFYWQIGKSWAIREGDWKLLGHPRDTSNQAPLSKEDQLFLVNLSQDIGEKKNLAKQYPEKVEQLKQIYENYLQSLTD; encoded by the coding sequence ATGCGCTCAGCGAAGATAGACACAGCAAAACTCATTCGTCTGTGGCTGTTTCTGGTTTGCCTGTCGGCAGCCAACTTCAGTCTGCTCATTGAAAGCGCATCGGCCGCCGACCCAAAGTCACAAAAGCCGAATGTCATCCTCATCTTTACCGATGACCAGGGATCAATTGATGTAAACTGCTATGGCTCCAAGGACCTGATCACTCCCCACATGGATTCCATTGCCAATCAGGGAATTCGCTTCACCCAGTTCTATGCCTCGGCCCCCGTCTGTTCTCCATCCAGGGCAGGTATGCTGACCGGCCGATTCCCACGACGCGCTGGTGTTCCAGGAAATGTCTCTTCACATCATGGCAAGAGTGGTATGCCGCCGGAACAGGTGACAATTGCAGAAATGATGCGGCAGGCGGGATATCAGACGGCCCATGTCGGCAAATGGCACTTGGGATATACTCCCGAAACCATGCCCAACGGACAGGGCTTTGACCGTTCATTCGGACACATGGGTGGCTGTATCGACAATTATTCTCACTTCTTCTACTGGAATGGTCCGAACCGACACGATCTCTGGGAAAACGGCAAAGAGGTCTGGCACGACGGTGAATTCTTTCCTGATCTGATGGTCAAACAATGTCAGAATTTCATCAAAGAACCGCACGAGAAACCGTTCTTTCTGTACTGGGCCATCAATGTGCCCCACTACCCGTTACAGGGGAAAGACAAATGGCGTAAAAAATATGCACACCTCGAATCCCCCCGCGATAAATACGCGGCCTTCGTTTCTACTATGGACGACTGCATCGGCGAGGTGTTACAGACTCTGAAAGAAACCGGCTTGCGTGAAAACACGATTGTTATTTTTCAATCCGATCATGGACATTCTACTGAAGAGCGTACATTCGGAGGGGGCGGAAATGCGGGCCCGTATCGAGGAGCCAAGTTTAGTCTGTTCGAAGGAGGCATCCGGGTACCCGCCATGATTTCCTGGCCGGGTACGATTGCGGAAGGAGAAGTTCGTTCCCAACTGGCGACTGGCTGTGACTGGTTGCCAACAATTGCTGACCTGACCGGTGCCCCACTCCCCAGACACAAACTGGATGGAAAAAGCCTGAAAGCTGTAATCGAATCGGCTGAAGCTCCCAGTCCGCACGATAATTTCTACTGGCAGATCGGCAAAAGCTGGGCCATCCGCGAAGGGGACTGGAAACTGCTGGGCCATCCCCGAGACACCAGCAATCAGGCTCCCTTAAGCAAGGAAGACCAGCTCTTCCTGGTAAATCTCTCCCAGGATATCGGCGAAAAAAAGAATCTTGCCAAACAGTATCCGGAGAAGGTCGAACAACTCAAACAGATCT